The DNA region ATCACGTCGAACTGGCCGACGTCGCGCGGCCCGTGGGTGCGCAGCGCCTCGACGCCGTGGCTGTACTCCTCGATCGCCAGGCCGAGCACCTTCGGCAGGTGGCCGCGCTTCAGCTTGCGGGAGAGCTCGACCGCCTCGCCGAACTTCGCGGCCGGGAGCAGGTCGCGCAGCGCGGCGGCGAACTGCCGGGAGGCCTTCTGCGCGCGGGCGAAGGTCACGAGGCGCTCGGCCATCACGCCGAGCGAGTAGATGCTCATCACCGCCAGGACGCCCGCGATGAACTTCGCGAACGGGCCCATCGTCTTCCACATGTGCAGGAGGTCGAACGAGACCTCGGGGGTGGCCTGGGCCGAGGCCAGCTGCTGGAGCGTCTGGATCACCTGAAGCGACATGAAACTCTCCTTGGAGGCAGAAGGACTTCGAACGGAAGACGCGTGCTGCGGATCAGCCGGCCGTGAAGCGGAGCGGGAGGATCACCCAGATCGCGGTGGGGCGCCCCTGCGCGTCG from Anaeromyxobacter dehalogenans 2CP-C includes:
- a CDS encoding MotA/TolQ/ExbB proton channel family protein, translated to MSLQVIQTLQQLASAQATPEVSFDLLHMWKTMGPFAKFIAGVLAVMSIYSLGVMAERLVTFARAQKASRQFAAALRDLLPAAKFGEAVELSRKLKRGHLPKVLGLAIEEYSHGVEALRTHGPRDVGQFDVIAAVNRAVERSSLRTVNDLRRGLGALATVGSTAPFVGLLGTVAGIITAFQAMAATGSGGLGSVSAGIAEALVTTAFGLLVAIPAVMMFNYLTNRVEDMQVDITDSATELMDFFMKEGRGEAK